One segment of Schistocerca cancellata isolate TAMUIC-IGC-003103 chromosome 2, iqSchCanc2.1, whole genome shotgun sequence DNA contains the following:
- the LOC126162504 gene encoding dynein regulatory complex subunit 6-like, with amino-acid sequence MSQQPESTLKTADDLPDTVLLKILSYLPSEYLVHFASRICTRWQTLCGDYSVWQGKEYVVTDIGITREDSEVACALQQCPGVRHVKFLRPVKPSVLQAVGFDGMLQTLVFHPAQQMSTEVLHQLFERCPHIVALGVPSDVLKRSDCAQLVASLERLQQLAVKAENRAGLNLGVLSEGCPHITDVDVMEVVCNPVSLTSFLKKKGSQLHALSLCGMTTNGESVLPLLEPCHTNLKKLCITLEKARAKGFSSTLRQLGRFEAIVELKLLEVPGKVSNELTEAFSGTGLRHLKSACFRDMHGLRGASLAALLRDRPELQHLDISGCRQIEDTDLVVALSATEPDPLPLLSINLSSCGKLTDTSLIEVVQRCPKLQELRLCACLTLEENALHPLAGLTDLRVLDVSRCYNIKEWWKPLLELHQLRWIDVSYLTVVPDRLEQIIKQNKFLRYIGLQFCNGFDEVTCERVLKANPQLELNYDTEYIKQKWQQAAK; translated from the exons ATGTCCCAGCAACCAGAATCTACCTTGAAGACCGCTGATGACCTGCCAGATACTGTGCTACTCAAAATCCTTTCGTATCTGCCATCGGAGTACCTGGTGCATTTTGCAAGCAGAATATGCACTCGATGGCAGACACTTTGTGGAGATTACAGTGTTTGGCAAGGGAAAGAATATGTGGTGACAGACATTGGTATAACGAGAGAGGATTCAGAAGTAGCATGTGCTCTGCAGCAGTGTCCAGGTGTGCGACATGTAAAATTCCTGCGCCCAGTGAAACCATCTGTCTTGCAAGCCGTTGGTTTTGATGGCATGCTTCAAACACTTGTCTTTCATCCTGCACAGCAGATGTCAACAGAAGTGTTACATCAGTTATTTGAGCGCTGCCCTCACATTGTTGCTCTTGGTGTACCATCTGATGTTTTGAAGCGGTCTGATTGTGCACAACTTGTGGCTAGCCTAGAACGCTTGCAGCAACTGGCTGTGAAAGCAGAGAATCGAGCTGGTTTAAACTTAGGGGTGCTAAGTGAGGGTTGTCCACACATCACAGATGTTGATGTTATGGAAGTAGTGTGCAATCCGGTGTCACTTACATCTTTCTTAAAAAAGAAGGGTAGTCAGTTGCATGCACTGTCATTGTGTGGTATGACCACCAATGGGGAATCAGTCTTGCCCCTACTGGAACCATGCCACACAAACCTCAAGAAATTATGCATTACTCTGGAGAAGGCAAGGGCAAAAGGATTTTCCAGCACGCTGCGACAGCTTGGAAGGTTTGAAGCAATTGTAGAGCTTAAATTACTGGAG GTACCTGGAAAAGTGTCAAATGAATTGACAGAAGCATTTTCTGGGACTGGACTACGTCATTTAAAATCTGCTTGCTTCAGAGATATGCACGGATTGAGAGGGGCATCCCTTGCGGCACTCCTCCGTGATCGACCAGAACTGCAACATCTGGACATTAGTGG GTGCAGGCAGATTGAGGATACAGATCTGGTTGTTGCTTTGAGTGCCACAGAACCAGACCCCTTACCACTACTTTCGATAAATCTCTCTTCTTGTGGCAAACTGACAGACACTTCTCTCATTGAGGTGGTGCAGAGATGCCCAAAGCTACAAGAACTGCGCTTATGTGCCTGCCTTACCTTGGAAGAAAATGCACTTCATCCTCTAGCTGGATTG ACCGATTTGCGAGTACTAGATGTGTCAAGATGTTACAACATCAAGGAATGGTGGAAACCACTGCTGGAGCTTCATCAATTAAGATGGATCGATGTAAGCTATTTGACTGTTGTTCCTGACCGCTTAGAACAGATCATCAAGCAAAATAAATTCCTACGTTACATAGGACTGCAGTTTTGCAATGGATTCGATGAGGTAACATGTGAAAGAGTGCTTAAGGCAAATCCACAATTGGAGCTCAACTACGAtactgaatacattaagcagaagtGGCAGCAAGCAGCCAAATGA